One segment of Triticum aestivum cultivar Chinese Spring chromosome 2A, IWGSC CS RefSeq v2.1, whole genome shotgun sequence DNA contains the following:
- the LOC123191205 gene encoding serine/threonine-protein kinase SAPK5 has translation MEKYEPVREIGSGNFGVAKLMRNRDTRELVAMKFIERGYRIDENVFREIVNHRSLRHPNIIRFKEVVLTPTHLGIVMEYAAGGELFERICDAGRFHEDEARYFFQQLVCGVSFCHAMQICHRDLKLENTLLDGSPAPRLKICDFGYSKSSVLHSRPKSTVGTPAYIAPEVLSRREYDGKHADVWSCGVTLYVMLVGGYPFEDTKDPKNFRKTIARIMSVQYKIPEYVHVSQTCRHLLSRIFVADPRKRITMAEIKAHPWFLKNLPRELKEEAQQAYYNRRHVDVAPSSNGSAAGASAAASSNGAAAVPAPAPAYSAQSVEEIMKIVQEAQTVPKPDKPVSGYGWGTGDGEASDEDEGNQEGEEEEYGEDEYDRTVREVHASGDFGMSKLQI, from the exons ATGGAGAAGTACGAGCCGGTCCGGGAGATCGGGTCGGGCAACTTCGGGGTGGCCAAGCTGATGCGCAACCGGGACACGCGCGAGCTCGTCGCCATGAAGTTCATCGAGCGAGGATACAGG ATCGACGAGAACGTGTTCCGGGAGATCGTGAACCACCGGTCGCTGCGGCACCCCAACATCATCCGTTTCAAGGAGGTGGTGCTCACGCCCACGCACCTGGGCATCGTCATGGAGTacgccgccggcggcgagctcttcgaGCGCATCTGCGACGCCGGCCGCTTCCACGAGGACGAGGCGCGCTACTTCTTCCAGCAGCTCGTCTGCGGCGTCAGCTTCTGCCACGCCATGCAGATCTGCCACCGCGACCTCAAGCTCGAGAACACACTCCTCGACGGCAGCCCCGCGCCGCGCCTCAAGATCTGCGACTTCGGATACTCAAAG TCGTCGGTGCTGCACTCGCGGCCTAAGTCGACGGTGGGCACGCCGGCGTACATCGCGCCGGAGGTGCTGTCGCGCCGCGAGTACGACGGGAAGCACGCGGACGTGTGGTCGTGCGGGGTGACGCTCTACGTGATGCTCGTCGGCGGCTACCCGTTCGAGGACACCAAGGACCCCAAGAACTTCCGCAAAACCATCGCGCGGATCATGTCGGTGCAGTACAAGATCCCCGAGTACGTGCACGTCTCGCAGACCTGCCGCCACCTGCTCTCCCGCATCTTCGTCGCCGACCCGCGCAAGCGCATCACCATGGCCGAGATCAAGGCGCACCCCTGGTTCCTCAAGAACCTGCCGCGGGAGCTCAAGGAGGAGGCGCAGCAGGCCTACTACAACCGCCGGCACGTCGACGTCGCTCCCTCCTCCAACGGCAGCGCCGCCGGTGCGAGCGCGGCGGCCTCCTCCAATGGCGCCGCCGCAGTGCCCGCGCCCGCGCCGGCCTACTCGGCGCAGAGCGTGGAGGAGATCATGAAGATCGTGCAGGAGGCGCAGACGGTGCCCAAGCCCGACAAGCCGGTGTCGGGGTACGGCTGGGGCACCGGTGACGGCGAGGCGTCCGACGAGGACGAGGGCaaccaggagggggaggaggaggagtacggCGAGGACGAGTATGACCGGACGGTGCGGGAGGTGCACGCCAGCGGGGACTTCGGCATGAGCAAGCTCCAAATCTGA